In Phragmites australis chromosome 17, lpPhrAust1.1, whole genome shotgun sequence, the following are encoded in one genomic region:
- the LOC133896985 gene encoding alpha carbonic anhydrase 7-like, with product MARLRNDDARASPTLALGILVIFAFCAGSAASALSAEANTSRSTFSYDEGGSTGPSEWATLQKDWAICGRGTKQSPIDITKVEASKDLGPLKQTYKAGTATMQDRGHDFMLNFKGGNGELTIQGKEYTLQQVHWHAPSEHTVNGTGFEAEMHMLHEDPSKARAVVSVLFSTKAGRPSKLLTDLEPYFKRLAGKENAQEEVKGPIDPAAWIDKASGYYRYDGSLTTPPCTEGVIWTIMSKVANASKEQIDLLKSVSKPAKSNARPAQKINSRVVRYYEPGTK from the exons ATGGCCCGGCTGAGAAACGACGACGCTCGTGCCTCTCCGACCCTCGCATTGGGCATCCTTGTGATCTTCGCGTTCTGCGCGGGATCTGCTGCATCTGCATTATCAGCAGAAGCTA ACACGTCTCGTTCGACCTTCAGCTACGACGAGGGGGGTTCGACTGGGCCTTCAGAATGGGCCACATTGCAGAAGGACTGGGCTATTTGTGGCCGAGGCACCAAGCAGTCGCCAATCGATATCACGAAGGTGGAGGCTTCAAAGGATTTAGGACCACTGAAGCAGACCTACAAGGCCGGCACCGCCACGATGCAAGACCGAGGCCACGATTTCATG CTCAACTTCAAAGGAGGGAATGGCGAGCTGACGATCCAAGGGAAGGAGTACACGCTCCAGCAGGTGCACTGGCACGCACCCTCTGAGCACACCGTCAATGGCACCGG CTTCGAAGCGGAGATGCACATGCTGCACGAGGACCCCAGCAAGGCGAGGGCCGTCGTCTCAGTGCTGTTCAGCACGAAAGCGGGCAGGCCGAGCAAACTGCTCACTGAT CTAGAGCCCTACTTCAAGAGGCTTGCTGGCAAAGAGAATGCCCAAGAGGAAGTGAAGGGCCCTATAGACCCAGCAGCCTGGATAGACAAAGCCTCAGGCTACTACAGATACGACGGCTCTCTGACAACGCCACCTTGCACCGAAGGAGTGATTTGGACGATCATGAGCAAG GTAGCGAATGCATCGAAGGAGCAGATCGACTTGCTCAAGTCAGTGAGTAAG CCTGCGAAATCAAATGCGCGTCCGGCTCAGAAAATTAACAGCCGAGTTGTTCGCTATTACGAACCTGGAACTAAATAG
- the LOC133896987 gene encoding NAC domain-containing protein 1-like: protein MAEQDKQKGRGGGGDEEKEDKYPIGFRFKPKDVELIEYYLLPRLQGRPSVPNDAIIEANVYECHPDALINEKYRSRGEGEWFFLSPRARMYQNGVRPSRKTEDSWGRWKALTATKLVAKERVGESKTKFCKTVLNYFVGSPKNERKTKWLMRELTIPEYEIKLDKTGPNNTLDEYVICRIYVSPVHKGNDDEASTSSVCEEAQQSQGTAESKLSDRQAGKLPVEKQTQRRGGPRK, encoded by the exons ATGGCGGAACAAGACAAGCAAAAGGGCAGGGGCGGCGGAGGAGACGAGGAGAAAGAGGATAAGTACCCGATCGGGTTCCGGTTCAAGCCAAAAGACGTCGAGCTCATCGAGTACTACCTCCTCCCCAGGCTGCAGGGCAGGCCGTCGGTGCCCAACGACGCCATCATCGAGGCGAACGTGTACGAGTGCCACCCTGACGCGCTGATCAACG AGAAGTACAGGAGCAGGGGCGAGGGCGAGTGGTTCTTCCTGTCGCCGAGGGCTCGCATGTACCAGAACGGCGTGAGGCCGTCGCGGAAGACGGAGGACAGCTGGGGCCGGTGGAAGGCATTGACGGCCACCAAACTGGTGGCGAAGGAGAGGGTCGGCGAAAGCAAGACCAAGTTCTGCAAGACCGTGCTCAACTACTTCGTGGGCTCCCCCAAGAACGAGCGGAAGACCAAGTGGCTAATGCGCGAGCTCACCATCCCGGAGTACGAGATCAAGCTCGATAAGACTGGCCCCAACAACACG CTGGATGAGTACGTCATTTGTAGGATCTACGTATCCCCGGTGCACAAAGGGAACGACGACGAGGCGAGCACCAGCTCGGTGTGTGAAGAAGCACAGCAGAGTCAAGGGACGGCGGAGTCCAAGCTTTCAGACAGACAAGCTGGCAAGCTACCGGTGGAGAAGCAGACACAGCGGCGCGGTGGCCCCCGGAAGTAG